A part of Bacillus thuringiensis genomic DNA contains:
- a CDS encoding FtsK/SpoIIIE domain-containing protein: MIELLLVPAAGLTVALFGEKFKRKNDDKRKIQVFFEVAGIAIKRNNEEKLQYPKFQKQIEDDRSTTYVYTLPLGMPSKIIQKVEDVVSEGLNKPVRIQYDNYKLNIRVFRREIPKNWSWSMDLVTKGKWRIPVGQSLETIVYHDFDETPHMAVGGLIRMGKTVFLKNMFASLSLANPDHAHFYLIDLKEEGLEFSEYKKLKQVEQIAETSEQAYGMLLKVMEKMHERGKYMKERGIKNIVHTKEKDRYFIVVDEGAVLAPAKGLPRAHNKMLEECQYMLSHIARVGGALGFRIVFCTQYPTGDTLPRVVKQMANAKLGFRLPTRTASEVVIDQSGLEQLPSIPGRAIYTKENFTVLQVPYIDDKVMWEHLKEYEVEKHEHPESHENQPSDGDTCDD, from the coding sequence ATGATTGAATTATTACTCGTTCCAGCTGCAGGTTTGACAGTGGCATTATTTGGTGAAAAGTTCAAAAGAAAAAATGATGATAAACGAAAGATACAAGTATTTTTTGAAGTAGCAGGTATTGCGATTAAAAGAAACAATGAAGAAAAATTGCAATACCCGAAGTTCCAAAAGCAAATCGAGGATGATCGTAGTACGACTTATGTATATACCTTACCGCTTGGCATGCCGAGTAAAATTATTCAAAAGGTAGAAGACGTTGTTTCTGAGGGGTTAAATAAACCAGTACGTATTCAGTACGATAATTATAAATTGAACATTCGCGTATTCCGCAGAGAAATACCAAAAAACTGGTCATGGTCAATGGATTTAGTGACGAAAGGAAAGTGGCGTATTCCAGTTGGCCAGAGTCTAGAAACAATTGTATATCACGATTTTGATGAAACACCGCATATGGCTGTAGGTGGATTAATTCGTATGGGGAAAACTGTTTTCCTTAAAAATATGTTTGCTTCCTTATCATTAGCAAATCCAGATCATGCACATTTTTATTTAATTGATTTAAAAGAAGAAGGGCTCGAATTTAGCGAATATAAAAAACTGAAACAGGTTGAACAAATCGCAGAAACATCAGAACAAGCATATGGCATGCTGTTGAAAGTAATGGAGAAAATGCATGAGCGTGGGAAGTACATGAAAGAACGTGGTATCAAGAATATTGTTCACACGAAAGAAAAAGACCGATATTTCATTGTAGTAGATGAAGGAGCAGTACTCGCACCTGCAAAAGGATTACCGAGAGCTCATAATAAAATGCTGGAAGAGTGCCAATACATGCTGAGTCATATTGCACGTGTTGGAGGGGCACTTGGGTTTCGTATTGTCTTCTGTACACAGTATCCAACAGGAGACACATTGCCAAGGGTAGTCAAACAGATGGCGAATGCAAAACTTGGTTTCCGATTACCGACTCGTACCGCATCAGAAGTTGTAATTGATCAGTCCGGATTAGAACAACTACCATCTATTCCAGGAAGAGCTATTTATACGAAGGAAAACTTCACCGTATTGCAAGTGCCATATATCGATGACAAGGTCATGTGGGAACATCTAAAAGAATATGAGGTGGAAAAACATGAACATCCAGAGTCACATGAAAATCAACCGTCAGATGGCGATACTTGCGACGATTAG
- a CDS encoding sulfotransferase family 2 domain-containing protein translates to MEDNIKELIEYSERIPHFHKDFPIILFWSHRSGCTSLANWFLFQIGLYETAMRYNPFVHYYEFQIYKNTTSYYTELEMELLSLKKETIKLVRNPYKRAVSSFLVLYNNPYALKQWKDIKSYFYNDEHIEKGISFKQFLYYVKEIGAKSSQLDQHFSQQYIAGEEKVIKQNIKLENFNKIIPKLEKEFGLLSSDISLLTNSSHHRSHQMIHKGNYADSDITNPQFPSLPTYQSFYDDESLKLVSEIYNDDFEVYGYKKNEINF, encoded by the coding sequence ATGGAAGACAATATTAAAGAATTGATTGAATATAGCGAACGTATTCCACATTTCCATAAGGATTTTCCTATAATTTTATTTTGGAGTCACCGAAGTGGCTGCACGTCCCTGGCGAATTGGTTTTTATTCCAAATTGGCTTATATGAGACAGCAATGAGGTATAATCCATTTGTCCATTATTATGAATTTCAAATATATAAAAATACAACCAGTTATTATACAGAATTAGAAATGGAACTTTTAAGCTTAAAAAAAGAGACTATAAAGCTCGTGCGGAATCCCTATAAAAGGGCAGTCAGTTCATTTTTAGTACTTTATAACAATCCTTATGCCTTGAAACAGTGGAAAGATATTAAATCGTATTTTTATAATGATGAGCATATTGAAAAAGGAATTTCATTTAAACAATTTTTATATTATGTAAAAGAAATAGGGGCTAAATCCAGTCAGTTAGATCAACATTTTTCACAACAATATATTGCAGGGGAAGAAAAGGTCATCAAACAAAATATAAAACTAGAGAATTTTAATAAAATAATTCCGAAGCTGGAGAAAGAATTTGGATTACTTTCTTCTGATATATCACTCCTTACAAATTCCTCTCATCACAGGTCACACCAAATGATTCATAAAGGAAACTATGCAGATAGTGATATTACAAATCCACAATTTCCTTCATTACCCACCTATCAAAGTTTTTATGATGATGAATCTCTAAAACTTGTTTCAGAAATATATAATGATGATTTTGAAGTATATGGATATAAAAAAAATGAAATTAATTTTTAA
- a CDS encoding glycosyltransferase family 2 protein has translation MKGEIYIRTILISHFYNEEYLLPWWLMHHTKLFDHGILINRGSTDRSVELCRQFAPNWEVRDSKVPEFDAILVDQEVMDIEKEVNGWKMVLNTTEFLCCIDKEEFFLALNILGKNMYLIRMIMMIDDPNYGYKNPRYGLPLVKQRYHGIFADTPIGVFFGRFIHSHIHGHYGPGRHATTLPFITYPSAFVLKFFYSPWTDAMKKRKLQIAPTLSEASAQQFNLKAYYGTSLDHLEQLYKPYAKETQDLRLNTEYKRLFPDL, from the coding sequence TTGAAAGGAGAAATTTATATTCGCACAATTTTAATTTCCCATTTTTATAATGAAGAATATTTACTTCCTTGGTGGTTAATGCATCATACCAAATTATTCGATCATGGCATTTTAATTAATAGAGGTTCAACGGACCGATCCGTTGAACTATGTCGTCAATTTGCTCCTAATTGGGAGGTACGTGATTCAAAAGTTCCAGAATTTGACGCAATATTAGTTGATCAGGAAGTAATGGATATTGAAAAAGAAGTGAATGGTTGGAAAATGGTGTTAAATACCACTGAATTTCTTTGTTGTATTGATAAAGAAGAGTTTTTTTTAGCACTTAATATTTTAGGGAAAAATATGTATTTGATTAGAATGATTATGATGATAGATGACCCTAATTATGGTTATAAAAACCCAAGATATGGACTTCCTTTAGTTAAACAACGATATCATGGTATTTTTGCCGATACACCTATTGGTGTTTTTTTTGGAAGGTTTATTCATAGCCATATACATGGACATTATGGACCTGGTAGACATGCAACTACACTTCCATTTATAACTTACCCTTCTGCTTTTGTTTTAAAATTTTTTTATAGTCCATGGACTGATGCTATGAAAAAACGAAAACTTCAAATTGCTCCCACTCTTTCAGAAGCTAGCGCTCAACAATTCAATTTAAAAGCTTATTACGGAACTTCATTAGATCATTTAGAACAACTTTATAAACCTTATGCTAAAGAAACTCAAGACCTTCGCTTAAACACAGAATATAAAAGGTTATTTCCAGATTTATAG
- a CDS encoding replication-relaxation family protein: MSVHDMGGIRNANRIMGDLKPYLSKTMLGKEYVYYLNKEGHAMFGDDGKVVSRGKLAHALLRNEAWLHLFCPDDWQIETDIRYIKNKEKKKIVPDVKFRDEERILHAVEVDRSQKMKVNEEKIKKYEELTQIYKQKHNGKVPVIHFFTVTKYREKKLEELAAKYDVFVKVYVIEDI; the protein is encoded by the coding sequence ATGAGTGTGCATGATATGGGCGGTATTCGAAATGCAAACAGAATTATGGGCGATTTGAAGCCGTATTTGAGTAAGACGATGCTAGGGAAAGAATATGTGTATTATCTCAATAAAGAAGGGCATGCCATGTTTGGTGATGACGGTAAAGTTGTTTCGAGAGGGAAGCTTGCACATGCATTATTACGGAATGAAGCGTGGTTACATTTGTTTTGTCCGGATGATTGGCAAATAGAAACGGATATACGTTATATAAAGAATAAGGAGAAAAAGAAAATAGTTCCTGATGTGAAGTTTCGGGATGAAGAAAGGATTCTCCATGCGGTTGAAGTAGATCGCTCACAGAAAATGAAAGTAAATGAAGAGAAGATAAAAAAATACGAAGAACTTACGCAAATTTATAAACAAAAGCATAACGGGAAAGTACCAGTTATTCATTTTTTTACAGTGACCAAATACAGAGAAAAGAAACTGGAAGAGTTGGCAGCTAAATATGATGTTTTTGTGAAGGTGTATGTAATAGAAGATATATAA
- a CDS encoding YolD-like family protein gives MIKWRPFASLPEQFIGINEILNDLNKVPKPIVSEDMREQIERGLIHSMQTHEEILISYYRDGLTHDMYISVLNIEPMLKTVYCTDAFGLNTEFKFDELVNIN, from the coding sequence TTGATAAAATGGAGACCATTTGCTTCACTTCCGGAACAATTCATAGGAATTAACGAAATTCTGAACGATTTAAATAAGGTTCCCAAACCGATTGTTAGCGAAGATATGCGAGAACAGATTGAACGGGGGCTTATTCATTCAATGCAAACTCATGAAGAAATTCTAATTTCATATTACCGCGATGGTCTGACTCATGACATGTACATAAGTGTTTTAAATATAGAGCCAATGCTCAAAACTGTTTATTGCACAGATGCATTTGGACTAAATACGGAATTTAAATTCGATGAATTAGTTAATATAAACTAA
- a CDS encoding BclA C-terminal domain-containing protein produces MSNKKKSKQFNSKELLSAANIDPNLIGPTFPPIPPFTLPTGPTGPTGSTGDTGLTGPTGPTGDTGLTGPTGSTGDTGLTGPTGPTGDIGLTGPTGPTGDTGLTGPTGPTGDTGLTGPTGDTGLTGPTGPTGDTGLTGPTGDTGLTGPTGPTGDTGLTGPTGPTGDTGLTGPTGPTGDTGLTGPTGPTGDTGLTGPTGSTGDTGLTGPTGPTGDTGLTGPTGPTGDTGLTGPTGLTGDTGLTGPTGPTGDTGLTGPTGPTGDTGLTGPTGTSTTDVSSFAANTTGATIAVVLGGTPVPLPSSQTLSGGITVNGTNTIFTVPNTGRYFINYEVNLEAALLLSTQLLINGVGNTASTIAPLLSVSQFNNTIIVPLTAGSTITLQLFGLLGAAILLPGSAGATLTIMQVS; encoded by the coding sequence ATGTCAAATAAAAAAAAATCAAAACAATTTAATTCTAAGGAATTATTATCCGCAGCTAATATAGATCCAAACTTAATTGGTCCTACATTCCCGCCTATCCCACCATTTACACTTCCAACCGGACCAACTGGACCAACTGGATCAACCGGAGATACAGGTCTAACTGGACCGACGGGACCAACTGGAGATACAGGTCTAACCGGTCCAACTGGATCAACCGGAGATACAGGTCTAACTGGACCGACGGGACCAACCGGAGATATAGGTCTAACTGGACCGACGGGACCAACTGGAGATACAGGTCTAACCGGTCCAACTGGACCAACCGGAGATACAGGTCTAACTGGACCAACTGGAGATACAGGTCTAACCGGTCCAACTGGACCAACCGGAGATACAGGTCTAACTGGACCAACTGGAGATACAGGTCTAACCGGTCCAACTGGACCAACCGGAGATACAGGTCTAACTGGACCGACGGGACCAACTGGAGATACAGGTCTAACCGGTCCAACTGGACCAACCGGAGATACAGGTCTAACTGGACCGACGGGACCAACTGGAGATACAGGTCTAACCGGACCAACTGGATCAACCGGAGATACAGGTCTAACTGGACCGACGGGACCAACTGGAGATACAGGTCTAACCGGTCCAACTGGACCAACCGGAGATACAGGTCTAACTGGACCAACTGGACTAACCGGAGATACAGGTCTAACTGGACCGACGGGACCAACTGGAGATACAGGTCTAACCGGTCCAACTGGACCAACCGGAGATACAGGTCTAACTGGACCGACGGGTACTAGTACTACAGATGTATCAAGTTTTGCTGCCAACACTACCGGCGCAACAATTGCTGTAGTTTTAGGTGGAACCCCAGTGCCTCTTCCTAGTAGTCAAACTCTTTCTGGTGGTATAACAGTTAATGGCACGAATACTATTTTCACTGTACCAAATACTGGACGCTATTTCATTAATTATGAAGTCAATTTAGAAGCTGCCTTATTACTAAGTACACAATTACTTATTAATGGCGTCGGTAATACAGCTTCTACAATTGCTCCTCTACTTTCAGTTAGTCAGTTTAATAATACTATTATAGTACCATTAACCGCAGGAAGTACTATAACATTACAATTATTTGGGTTACTTGGTGCTGCTATTTTATTACCAGGAAGTGCTGGTGCTACATTGACAATAATGCAAGTTTCATAA
- a CDS encoding sulfotransferase family 2 domain-containing protein codes for MNHTELYNFIYKQGRVPHFHKDFPIILFWSQKSGCTSLAHWFFYQINLFKEAIKYKSFVHYYEFEVYKNSTHYVTQLASELQAKEKNTYKLVRNPYRRAVSSFVALIPPPHIENPAWKPIRKFLYGDETCNKPISFKLFLYYLKAHMTKLDQVDPHFTQQYIQGEEEFVTDYIYLENFNTGISKLEEEYKFKKSPLDLLSKSWHYQGSNMIYKGVCADADITTPLFPRLPTYDSFYDAETIQLVQEVFAKDFNMYQYNLNSTS; via the coding sequence ATGAATCATACAGAACTATATAATTTTATATATAAGCAGGGCCGTGTCCCTCATTTCCATAAGGACTTTCCAATAATCTTATTTTGGAGCCAAAAAAGTGGATGCACCTCGCTAGCTCACTGGTTTTTCTATCAAATTAATTTATTTAAAGAAGCGATAAAATATAAATCGTTCGTTCATTACTATGAGTTTGAAGTATATAAAAACTCTACACATTATGTAACACAATTAGCCAGTGAATTACAAGCTAAAGAGAAAAATACGTACAAATTAGTAAGAAATCCTTATAGAAGAGCAGTAAGTTCTTTTGTTGCTCTGATTCCGCCACCACATATCGAGAATCCCGCATGGAAGCCCATTCGAAAATTTTTGTACGGTGACGAAACCTGCAATAAACCCATTTCCTTTAAATTATTTTTGTATTATTTAAAAGCACACATGACCAAATTAGATCAAGTAGACCCTCACTTTACACAACAATATATACAGGGAGAAGAAGAATTCGTTACAGACTATATTTATCTGGAAAATTTCAACACGGGCATTTCGAAACTAGAAGAAGAATATAAATTTAAAAAATCACCATTAGATCTATTATCTAAATCTTGGCATTATCAAGGAAGTAATATGATTTACAAAGGAGTTTGTGCAGACGCTGATATTACAACTCCTCTTTTCCCACGACTACCTACTTATGATAGTTTTTATGACGCGGAAACGATTCAATTGGTTCAAGAGGTATTTGCAAAAGATTTTAATATGTATCAGTATAATTTAAATTCTACTTCTTAA
- a CDS encoding helix-turn-helix transcriptional regulator: MESRLKEILDERGIKYSFIAKKAGIATSTMTNLIKGGFPTLPVAYRIARVLDMRLEDIWIEEEE, from the coding sequence ATGGAAAGTCGTTTGAAAGAAATCTTAGATGAACGCGGGATTAAATACAGTTTTATTGCTAAAAAAGCTGGAATTGCAACCTCTACAATGACTAATTTAATAAAAGGTGGATTTCCAACCTTGCCTGTTGCATACCGAATAGCTAGAGTGTTAGATATGCGTTTAGAAGATATTTGGATTGAAGAAGAGGAGTGA
- a CDS encoding replication-relaxation family protein, which yields MLTFVGELQFATRRHLMSVHDMGGIRNANRIMGDLKPYVSKTMQGKEYVYYLNKEGHAMFGDDGKVVSRGKLAHALLWNEAWLHLFCPDDWQIETDIRYIKNKEKKKIVPDVKFRDEESILHAVEVDRSQKMKVNEEKIKKYEELTQIYKQKHNGKVPVIHFFTVTNYREKKLEQLAVKYDVYVKVYVVLGTS from the coding sequence ATTCTTACCTTTGTTGGAGAGCTTCAGTTTGCTACAAGAAGACATTTGATGAGTGTGCATGATATGGGCGGTATACGTAATGCAAACCGTATTATGGGAGATTTAAAACCATACGTGAGTAAAACCATGCAAGGGAAAGAATACGTGTATTACCTCAATAAAGAAGGGCATGCCATGTTTGGTGATGATGGAAAGGTTGTATCGAGAGGGAAACTAGCTCATGCATTATTATGGAATGAAGCATGGCTGCACTTATTTTGTCCAGACGATTGGCAGATTGAAACGGATATACGTTATATAAAGAATAAGGAGAAAAAGAAGATAGTTCCTGATGTAAAGTTTCGGGATGAAGAAAGTATACTCCATGCGGTCGAAGTAGATCGCTCACAGAAAATGAAAGTGAATGAAGAAAAGATAAAAAAATATGAAGAGCTTACACAAATTTATAAACAGAAGCATAACGGGAAAGTACCAGTTATTCATTTCTTTACGGTAACAAATTATAGAGAAAAAAAGCTTGAGCAGCTTGCCGTAAAATATGACGTATATGTAAAGGTTTATGTGGTTCTAGGTACTTCATGA
- a CDS encoding sulfite exporter TauE/SafE family protein, whose protein sequence is MSISIIMIGFIIGGLVGVTGIGGAALVTPFLLTLGISPSVAVGTDLLYNSITKMFGISQHWKQKTINFRLVKYLAIGSIPSAIIAVVTIHFLPIFHYSREGIIKYILGYVLILAAISILIKTFFYNESKQNYFQKQTIVQKKSLTIFIGAVLGFIVGLTSVGSGSLFAIAMIYLYQLRPAELVGTDIAHAFLLVTVASILNMNLGNVNYLLLIHLLIGSIPGVILGSKFSTKIPVKPLQIFLAIIIGISGLNLVITY, encoded by the coding sequence ATGAGTATTTCTATTATAATGATAGGTTTCATCATAGGGGGATTGGTTGGAGTAACAGGGATAGGTGGAGCCGCATTAGTGACTCCATTTCTTCTAACATTAGGTATAAGTCCTTCTGTAGCTGTTGGAACTGATCTATTATATAACTCTATTACTAAAATGTTTGGAATATCCCAACATTGGAAACAGAAGACTATCAATTTTAGATTAGTAAAATATCTAGCTATAGGGAGTATACCTAGTGCTATTATCGCAGTAGTAACGATTCATTTCTTACCGATTTTTCACTATAGTCGAGAGGGAATTATAAAGTATATATTAGGATATGTTTTAATCCTTGCAGCAATTTCTATTTTAATAAAGACATTCTTCTATAATGAATCTAAACAAAATTATTTTCAAAAACAGACTATAGTGCAAAAAAAGAGCCTAACAATTTTTATTGGTGCAGTACTCGGTTTTATTGTGGGACTTACTTCTGTTGGATCAGGCTCTTTATTCGCTATTGCAATGATCTATTTATATCAACTAAGACCAGCCGAATTAGTAGGCACAGATATTGCACATGCTTTTTTATTAGTAACTGTTGCAAGCATACTAAATATGAATTTAGGAAACGTAAATTATCTTTTATTAATTCACTTACTTATTGGTTCTATCCCAGGTGTCATACTTGGTAGTAAATTCTCCACTAAGATTCCAGTTAAACCACTTCAAATATTTTTAGCTATCATTATTGGTATTAGTGGATTAAATTTAGTTATCACTTATTAA
- a CDS encoding D-alanyl-D-alanine carboxypeptidase, translating to MKFNKLFLFIIGVFVSNLIFNFVTGKFEWSIFFLLTLGAILGYQIGKNEVKNK from the coding sequence ATGAAATTTAATAAATTATTTTTATTTATTATTGGAGTATTTGTATCTAATTTAATATTTAATTTTGTTACAGGTAAATTCGAATGGAGTATTTTTTTCTTATTGACACTAGGAGCAATCTTAGGTTATCAAATCGGAAAAAATGAAGTCAAAAATAAGTAA
- a CDS encoding DUF11 domain-containing protein, with product MRFTKTDRLALKFIGNKFSNACEFSLQPTSYTLHAELIVVTDSPLRTNIEIKVYGQTHIIPPTDEQYRKHGSSYVRTINVTSFVPYSGATNFVVDFSDHSDEYTAKRDPIWGLMVIYGDPNFPVRHVSLFINEQLYPCIFSHLLTPSLGPTQGTLYLFGEIQQILSSTPRISFGSSIKQAISTYPLNSIMNQINNQSQSILNEEIDISSTLLSEQTSVILHLPFEQVNSINFLAVGLQVNASEPKMTIVHSADKEHVSVGDVVTYTTTIINNGTTTAECVQFRTGFPDGTMFISDSVTVNAVRVAVNPSERLLLGNLPISDTITIAYKVKITHKPSRSFILHQPVLDYNFTPIENTISVGNQPSNISTVNIFS from the coding sequence ATGAGATTTACTAAAACTGATCGGTTAGCATTGAAGTTTATAGGAAATAAATTCAGTAATGCATGCGAATTTTCATTACAGCCAACTAGCTATACTCTCCATGCAGAATTAATAGTAGTGACTGACTCACCTTTACGTACGAATATAGAAATAAAGGTATACGGTCAGACACATATCATACCACCTACAGACGAACAGTACCGTAAACATGGTTCAAGTTATGTGCGCACTATAAATGTTACCTCCTTTGTCCCGTATAGTGGTGCCACTAACTTCGTTGTAGATTTTTCTGACCATAGTGATGAATATACAGCAAAGCGAGACCCGATTTGGGGCTTAATGGTCATATACGGGGACCCTAATTTTCCTGTCCGCCATGTTAGCCTTTTTATTAATGAACAATTATATCCATGTATCTTCTCTCATCTATTAACACCATCACTAGGTCCAACTCAGGGAACCCTCTATTTATTTGGAGAAATACAGCAGATATTATCTTCTACTCCACGCATATCTTTTGGATCGTCTATAAAACAAGCAATATCCACTTATCCTCTAAATAGTATAATGAATCAGATAAACAACCAATCTCAGTCAATACTAAACGAAGAGATTGATATTTCTTCAACATTGCTATCAGAACAAACATCGGTGATACTCCATCTGCCATTTGAACAGGTGAATTCAATCAATTTTCTTGCAGTTGGATTACAAGTTAATGCGTCCGAACCAAAGATGACTATTGTTCATTCAGCGGATAAAGAACATGTTTCCGTTGGTGATGTTGTTACTTATACAACGACCATCATAAATAATGGCACGACAACTGCAGAATGCGTTCAATTTCGAACAGGCTTTCCAGACGGAACGATGTTTATCTCGGATAGTGTAACAGTTAATGCCGTACGTGTTGCTGTAAATCCAAGCGAAAGACTACTTCTAGGAAATTTGCCTATAAGTGATACAATAACGATTGCTTATAAAGTAAAAATCACACACAAACCTTCTCGAAGTTTTATCCTTCATCAACCTGTGCTGGATTATAATTTCACTCCTATAGAAAATACGATATCAGTTGGTAACCAACCTAGTAATATTAGTACCGTGAATATATTTTCATAA